The Phycisphaeraceae bacterium genome has a window encoding:
- a CDS encoding ChaN family lipoprotein → MIFRAIAAFLSILPLSGCTRWAGDDTFILDGRTGERLTWEAVLDRAADADVIVLGELHDDNAGHALQQRFYRDALTRWPGAALSMEMLDRADQAATDDYLAGYIDRDQFIEATTNTRWRKIAQDYLAGTIDRTQFEQRILRIGWPEWDTNYQPMIDAAKEAGAPVIAANAPWARYTRLINATDEYAELAALSPAQAALIAIPTQVHTGAYRARFWQVMANRAEGEAPPPPPPPPPAPTPATGDAAAPPANPHAAPRGMTDPQVLDGYLKQLLYDATMADSIARALASGRITKVVHLVGQFHSDFEGGTILELRARRPGVRVLNISLVRDDFNSLREDDRGRADIIIRTSAAAADAN, encoded by the coding sequence ATGATCTTCCGCGCCATCGCCGCATTCCTGTCCATCCTCCCCCTTTCCGGTTGTACACGGTGGGCGGGTGATGACACCTTCATCCTCGACGGCCGCACCGGCGAGCGGCTGACGTGGGAGGCCGTGCTCGATCGTGCCGCCGACGCGGATGTCATCGTCCTCGGCGAACTGCACGATGACAACGCCGGCCACGCGCTGCAGCAGCGCTTCTACCGCGATGCGCTGACCCGCTGGCCCGGCGCCGCGCTCTCCATGGAAATGCTCGATCGGGCCGATCAGGCGGCGACCGATGATTACCTCGCCGGATACATCGACCGTGACCAGTTCATCGAGGCCACCACCAACACGCGCTGGCGGAAGATCGCCCAGGACTATCTCGCGGGCACGATCGACCGCACCCAGTTCGAGCAGCGCATCCTCCGCATCGGCTGGCCGGAGTGGGACACCAACTACCAGCCCATGATCGACGCGGCGAAGGAGGCCGGCGCGCCCGTCATCGCCGCCAACGCGCCGTGGGCGCGGTACACGCGGCTCATCAACGCCACGGACGAATACGCCGAACTGGCGGCGCTCTCACCCGCGCAGGCGGCCCTCATCGCCATTCCCACGCAGGTCCACACCGGCGCCTACCGGGCGCGATTCTGGCAGGTGATGGCAAATCGAGCGGAAGGCGAAGCCCCCCCACCCCCCCCGCCTCCGCCGCCCGCGCCGACACCGGCAACCGGCGACGCCGCCGCTCCTCCCGCCAACCCCCATGCCGCACCGCGCGGCATGACCGACCCCCAAGTGCTCGACGGCTACCTCAAGCAACTGCTCTACGACGCCACCATGGCGGACTCCATCGCCCGCGCGCTCGCGTCGGGGCGCATCACCAAGGTTGTTCACCTTGTCGGGCAGTTCCACTCCGACTTCGAGGGCGGCACAATCCTTGAACTCCGCGCCCGCCGACCGGGCGTGCGCGTGCTGAACATCTCGCTGGTGCGCGACGACTTCAACTCGCTGCGCGAGGACGACCGCGGCCGGGCGGACATCATCATCCGCACCAGCGCGGCCGCGGCGGATGCGAACTGA
- a CDS encoding thiolase family protein: protein MSRRVAVIAALRTPVGRYGGALASIRPDDLAAHVIRAVVARSGIAPSLIDDVYLGAANQAGEDNRDVARMAVLLAGLPDSVPGCTVNRLCSSGLEAINIAARLIESGHGDVMIAGGVESMTRAPFVFLKPESAFDRTPPAVFDTTIGWRFTNPRLAAMHHPYSMGETAENVARKYGITREEQDRFAFNSQMKWKAAHEQGLFGDEIMPVEITQRKGPPIVFDTDEHPRPDTTMEALAKLRPAFAKDAAGGGTVTAGNASGVNDGAAALLLVEADTARRLGLKPIVFVGPSATAGVDPAIMGVGPVPATKKALARARLTMSDIELFELNEAFAAQSIACIRDLGLDESRVNVNGGAIAIGHPLGASGARIATTLIHEMRRRKSKHGVAALCVGVGQGVATVFHGVE, encoded by the coding sequence ATGTCACGACGAGTCGCCGTCATCGCCGCGCTTCGCACGCCCGTGGGCCGCTACGGCGGCGCGCTCGCGTCCATTCGCCCGGATGACCTGGCCGCCCACGTGATCCGCGCCGTGGTGGCGCGGTCGGGCATCGCCCCTTCGCTCATTGATGATGTCTACCTCGGCGCCGCCAACCAGGCGGGCGAGGACAACCGCGATGTCGCCCGCATGGCCGTGCTGCTCGCCGGCCTGCCCGACAGCGTGCCCGGCTGCACCGTGAACCGGCTCTGCTCATCGGGTCTCGAAGCCATCAATATCGCCGCCCGTCTCATCGAAAGTGGCCACGGCGATGTGATGATCGCGGGCGGCGTCGAATCCATGACCCGCGCGCCCTTCGTCTTTCTCAAGCCGGAAAGCGCGTTCGACCGCACGCCCCCCGCGGTCTTCGACACCACCATCGGCTGGCGCTTCACCAACCCCCGGCTGGCCGCGATGCACCACCCGTATTCGATGGGCGAGACCGCCGAGAACGTCGCGCGGAAGTACGGCATCACGCGCGAGGAGCAGGACCGCTTCGCCTTCAACAGCCAGATGAAGTGGAAAGCCGCGCACGAGCAAGGGCTGTTCGGCGATGAGATCATGCCGGTGGAGATCACCCAGCGGAAGGGCCCTCCCATTGTGTTCGACACCGATGAACACCCACGGCCCGACACCACGATGGAGGCGCTGGCCAAACTCCGCCCCGCGTTCGCCAAGGACGCCGCCGGGGGCGGCACCGTCACCGCCGGCAACGCCTCCGGCGTGAACGACGGCGCGGCCGCGCTGCTCCTCGTCGAAGCCGACACCGCCCGACGGCTGGGGTTGAAGCCCATCGTCTTCGTCGGCCCGAGCGCCACGGCCGGCGTGGACCCGGCGATCATGGGCGTCGGCCCCGTGCCCGCCACGAAGAAGGCCCTCGCACGGGCGCGTCTGACCATGTCCGACATCGAGTTGTTCGAACTCAACGAGGCCTTCGCCGCCCAGTCGATCGCCTGCATCCGCGACCTGGGTCTTGATGAGTCTCGCGTGAACGTCAACGGCGGCGCCATCGCCATCGGCCACCCGCTGGGCGCGAGCGGCGCGCGCATCGCCACCACGCTCATCCACGAGATGCGGCGACGCAAGAGCAAGCACGGCGTCGCCGCCCTCTGCGTGGGCGTGGGCCAGGGCGTGGCGACGGTGTTTCATGGGGTGGAGTGA
- a CDS encoding fibronectin type III domain-containing protein, whose product MRIKRRNVSRRRLLAGLLAAGLGAVPTLAQGEAPRPPSNVAAVDAPWDNGTKINLTWSASPDEAGVRHYEVRRAIASIGGNRVATPVFDVVAKVPVNNGNGGTYAFTVTDLPYEIRKRDFKNFPSLEGAQALLDTGRPTFRPTFLFEVAAVGKDGAASAAARLSEPIQPIMQWFDGGRFYFLLTLIVFCGAVLVFIVLARGGKPLKVRKIAGLEAVDEAVGRATEMGRSILFIPGIQDMNDIQTIAGINVLSHVARTSAEYDAKVEVPTSRSLVMTTARETVQNAFLAAGRPDAYNEDLIYYVTDEQFGYVAYLQGMMVRQKPAACFYMGSFFAESLILAETGNSIGAIQVAGTAQPAQLPFFVAACDYTLIGEEFFAASAYLSGSPEELGSLKGQDVGKVIVGVGMLLGVVAWTLAAMTESEFLQGIVDFMRGTLLV is encoded by the coding sequence ATGCGGATCAAACGCCGGAACGTGTCACGGAGGCGGCTTCTCGCCGGGCTGCTGGCGGCGGGCTTGGGAGCCGTCCCGACCCTCGCCCAGGGCGAAGCGCCCCGTCCGCCCTCGAACGTGGCCGCCGTCGACGCCCCGTGGGACAATGGCACGAAGATCAACCTGACATGGTCGGCCTCGCCGGACGAGGCGGGCGTGCGCCACTACGAAGTCCGCCGGGCGATCGCGTCCATCGGCGGCAACCGCGTGGCGACGCCGGTGTTCGACGTGGTGGCCAAGGTGCCCGTCAACAACGGGAACGGCGGGACGTACGCCTTCACGGTCACCGACCTGCCGTACGAGATTCGCAAGCGCGACTTCAAGAATTTCCCCTCGCTGGAAGGTGCGCAGGCCCTGCTTGACACGGGCCGACCGACATTCCGCCCCACGTTCCTCTTCGAAGTCGCGGCGGTCGGGAAGGACGGAGCCGCGTCCGCCGCAGCCCGCCTGTCGGAGCCGATACAGCCGATCATGCAGTGGTTCGACGGCGGTCGGTTCTACTTCCTGCTCACACTGATCGTGTTCTGCGGCGCGGTGCTGGTGTTCATCGTGCTGGCGCGCGGGGGCAAGCCGCTGAAGGTGCGCAAGATCGCCGGGCTGGAGGCGGTGGATGAGGCGGTGGGCCGGGCCACGGAAATGGGCCGGTCGATCCTGTTCATCCCCGGCATTCAGGACATGAACGACATCCAGACCATCGCGGGCATCAACGTGCTCTCGCACGTGGCCCGCACGTCGGCGGAATACGACGCCAAGGTCGAGGTGCCCACCAGCCGCTCGCTGGTGATGACCACCGCCCGCGAGACGGTGCAGAACGCGTTTCTCGCCGCCGGACGACCCGACGCCTACAACGAGGATCTGATCTACTACGTCACCGACGAGCAGTTCGGGTACGTCGCGTACCTGCAGGGCATGATGGTCCGCCAGAAGCCGGCGGCGTGCTTCTACATGGGTTCGTTCTTCGCCGAATCGCTGATCCTGGCCGAGACTGGCAACTCGATCGGCGCCATCCAGGTGGCGGGCACCGCGCAGCCGGCCCAGTTGCCCTTCTTCGTGGCGGCCTGCGACTACACGCTGATCGGCGAGGAGTTCTTCGCCGCCTCGGCCTACCTGTCCGGGTCGCCCGAGGAGCTGGGCTCGCTCAAGGGTCAGGACGTGGGCAAGGTGATCGTCGGCGTCGGCATGCTTCTCGGCGTCGTCGCATGGACCCTGGCGGCCATGACCGAGAGCGAGTTTCTGCAGGGAATCGTGGACTTCATGCGAGGCACGCTGCTGGTTTAG
- a CDS encoding efflux RND transporter periplasmic adaptor subunit has translation MKIIIGVIVGFVVLAIGGLAIAGFVFRDHMTFLASAPRATEVRVETVAARELIESVPAPGEIEPNTKVDISATVVAEIVALPFREGDLVKKGDVVVRLDDRELTARLLGAQASLESTKANLESVRASRARTQAQLLEQQARHKGVLTTLEFAEKNLQRKRELHDSGDIPLAELETAQERVREVLAQIDASNMLIAAAESSLQAADAQILQAEAAVRQGEAEIRLAEEALRNTIIASPIDGKVTKLNAEVGERVVTGTMNNPGTVIMTIADLSRMKMIARVAEADVAKLQTGQKARVTIETYRDTVFHGVVDRIALQRTTANDGTGFFETEIMLRLDGREIRSGHVANVEIEIATHTGIVVPSQAVVERAVEDLPIEVVENNPHVDRNKKTIRVAYRVVDGKAVATPVRVGPSDLTHTLVLGGLDAGDVIVTGPYKVLDKIRHDERVVDLTTLPRKPASGAAAGGSTGGSAS, from the coding sequence GTGAAGATCATCATCGGCGTGATTGTCGGCTTCGTGGTGCTCGCAATCGGCGGGCTGGCGATAGCCGGCTTTGTGTTCAGGGACCACATGACGTTTCTCGCCAGCGCGCCCCGCGCCACCGAAGTGCGGGTCGAAACGGTCGCGGCCCGCGAACTGATCGAATCGGTCCCGGCGCCGGGCGAGATCGAACCCAACACCAAGGTGGACATCAGCGCCACCGTGGTCGCCGAGATCGTCGCGCTGCCCTTCCGCGAAGGCGACCTGGTGAAGAAGGGCGACGTGGTGGTGCGTCTGGACGATCGCGAACTCACGGCCCGGCTGCTGGGGGCGCAGGCGTCGCTGGAATCCACCAAGGCCAATCTCGAATCCGTGCGAGCCAGCCGCGCCCGCACCCAGGCGCAGCTGCTCGAACAGCAGGCGCGGCACAAGGGCGTGCTGACCACGCTGGAGTTCGCGGAGAAGAACCTGCAGCGCAAGCGTGAGCTCCACGATTCGGGCGACATCCCGCTGGCCGAACTCGAGACCGCCCAGGAGCGCGTGCGCGAGGTGCTGGCCCAGATCGACGCCTCGAACATGCTCATCGCCGCAGCGGAAAGCTCGCTGCAGGCCGCTGACGCCCAAATTCTGCAGGCGGAGGCGGCGGTGCGCCAGGGCGAGGCGGAAATCCGCCTTGCCGAGGAAGCGCTCCGCAACACCATCATCGCCTCGCCCATTGACGGCAAGGTCACCAAGCTCAACGCCGAGGTGGGCGAGCGCGTCGTCACCGGCACCATGAACAACCCCGGCACGGTCATCATGACCATCGCCGACCTGTCGCGCATGAAGATGATCGCCCGCGTCGCCGAGGCGGACGTGGCCAAGCTTCAGACGGGGCAGAAGGCGCGCGTCACCATCGAAACCTATCGCGACACCGTCTTCCACGGCGTGGTGGACCGCATCGCCCTGCAGCGAACCACCGCCAACGACGGAACCGGCTTCTTCGAAACGGAGATCATGCTCCGGCTCGACGGGCGCGAGATCCGCTCGGGTCACGTGGCCAACGTCGAGATCGAGATCGCCACCCATACCGGCATCGTGGTCCCCAGCCAGGCGGTGGTCGAGCGGGCCGTCGAGGATCTCCCCATCGAGGTGGTCGAAAACAACCCCCACGTGGACCGCAACAAGAAGACCATTCGCGTCGCCTACCGGGTGGTGGACGGCAAGGCCGTCGCCACGCCCGTGCGCGTCGGCCCCAGCGATCTGACCCACACGCTCGTTCTCGGCGGACTTGACGCGGGCGACGTGATCGTGACGGGTCCGTACAAGGTGCTGGACAAGATCAGGCATGATGAGCGCGTGGTGGACCTGACCACGCTGCCCCGCAAGCCCGCCAGCGGCGCCGCCGCGGGCGGCTCAACCGGCGGATCCGCGTCATGA
- a CDS encoding ABC transporter ATP-binding protein, with translation MTIRIRQMRKTYRVGVERIHALRGVDLDIEKNEFVAIMGASGSGKSTLMNILGCLDRPSAGEYHLAGRRTDRMSGAELAQVRNELIGFVFQSFELLPRQTAQKNVELPLVYARGGWLNRRKRAREALDRVGLGERVRHRPNQLSGGQKQRVAIARALVNRPAILLADEPTGNLDSQTTAEIINLFQELHAEGQTIILVTHEEDVAAACQRIIRLRDGQILSDLPRAQDPVHLEHMKRMVHAAPFAPRSVADSA, from the coding sequence ATGACCATCCGGATCCGCCAGATGCGCAAGACCTATCGCGTGGGCGTGGAGCGCATCCACGCCCTGCGTGGGGTTGACCTGGATATCGAGAAGAACGAGTTCGTCGCCATCATGGGCGCTTCCGGCTCAGGCAAGAGCACGCTGATGAACATCCTGGGCTGCCTTGATCGCCCCAGCGCGGGGGAGTATCACCTGGCCGGACGCCGCACCGACCGCATGAGCGGCGCGGAACTGGCCCAGGTGCGCAACGAACTGATCGGGTTCGTCTTCCAGTCCTTCGAGCTGCTACCGCGCCAGACCGCGCAGAAGAACGTGGAGCTGCCGCTGGTCTACGCCCGCGGCGGGTGGCTCAACCGACGCAAGCGCGCCCGCGAGGCCCTGGACCGGGTGGGCCTTGGCGAGCGCGTGCGCCACCGACCCAATCAGCTGTCCGGCGGGCAGAAGCAGCGCGTCGCCATCGCCCGCGCGCTCGTCAATCGACCCGCCATCCTGCTGGCCGACGAGCCCACCGGCAACCTCGACTCGCAGACCACCGCCGAGATCATCAACCTGTTTCAGGAGCTGCACGCCGAGGGGCAGACCATCATCCTCGTCACGCACGAGGAAGATGTGGCCGCCGCCTGCCAGCGGATCATCCGTCTGCGCGATGGCCAGATTCTCTCCGACCTGCCCCGCGCGCAGGATCCCGTTCACCTGGAGCACATGAAGCGCATGGTGCATGCCGCCCCGTTCGCGCCGCGTTCCGTCGCCGACTCCGCCTGA
- a CDS encoding ABC transporter permease translates to MILNPLFLAQTVMLALSQIWANKTRSFLTSLGIIIGVASVTAVIAALDGLKTKVLTEFQTLGANKIFIIHDRPDGEPRNKYPWEKIRLKPEELEEIAANCPSIKHVTPQTTLGAIIRAGDEMREGVEVTGIWPTWHEIENRSVLMGRPFNRIDEEMARQVCLVNEDAIKELRLDADPTGDTILLNNRQFLIVGVVEKRPASIFNQRNVATEVIIPFSTARKMQPPDFFFFILGQTWSPDVAEEAKAEVRFVMRKARNLQPGDADTFEVQAIDQFIAQFQALAAGITAIAGGIVAISLLVGGIGIMNIMLVSVSERTREIGLRKAVGARPGAILMQFLVEAVMLCFAGGLAGLTIAQLLAFGLTKIPNAGLEQAAIPLWAVIMAFAFSAAVGIIFGMFPAVKAARLDPIEALRHE, encoded by the coding sequence ATGATCCTCAACCCCCTTTTCCTGGCGCAGACCGTGATGCTCGCCCTGTCGCAGATCTGGGCGAACAAGACGCGGTCGTTCCTCACCTCGCTGGGGATCATCATCGGCGTGGCGTCGGTGACGGCGGTCATCGCCGCGCTTGACGGGCTGAAGACCAAGGTTCTCACCGAGTTCCAGACGCTGGGCGCCAACAAGATCTTCATCATCCACGACCGGCCCGACGGCGAACCGCGCAACAAGTACCCGTGGGAGAAGATCCGCCTCAAGCCGGAGGAACTTGAGGAGATCGCCGCCAACTGCCCGTCGATCAAGCACGTCACGCCGCAGACCACGCTGGGCGCGATCATCCGCGCCGGCGACGAGATGCGTGAAGGCGTCGAGGTCACGGGCATCTGGCCCACCTGGCATGAGATCGAGAATCGAAGCGTGCTGATGGGCCGCCCGTTCAACCGCATCGATGAGGAAATGGCGCGGCAGGTCTGCCTGGTCAACGAGGACGCCATCAAGGAGCTCCGTCTCGACGCCGATCCGACCGGCGACACCATCCTGCTCAACAACCGCCAGTTCCTGATCGTGGGCGTGGTGGAGAAACGCCCCGCCAGCATCTTCAACCAGCGCAACGTGGCCACCGAGGTCATCATTCCGTTCTCCACGGCCCGCAAGATGCAGCCGCCGGACTTCTTCTTCTTCATCCTGGGGCAGACCTGGTCGCCCGACGTGGCGGAGGAGGCCAAGGCCGAGGTGCGCTTCGTGATGCGCAAGGCCCGCAACCTGCAGCCGGGCGACGCCGACACCTTCGAGGTGCAGGCCATCGACCAGTTCATCGCGCAGTTTCAGGCGCTGGCGGCGGGCATCACCGCCATCGCGGGCGGCATCGTCGCCATCTCGCTGCTGGTGGGCGGCATCGGCATCATGAACATCATGCTGGTGTCGGTCAGCGAGCGCACCCGCGAGATCGGGCTGCGCAAGGCCGTGGGCGCGCGCCCCGGCGCGATTCTGATGCAGTTCCTGGTGGAGGCGGTCATGCTCTGCTTCGCGGGCGGGCTGGCCGGTCTGACGATCGCCCAGCTCCTGGCCTTCGGGCTGACCAAGATTCCCAACGCCGGGCTGGAGCAGGCGGCCATTCCGCTGTGGGCGGTCATCATGGCCTTCGCCTTCAGCGCGGCGGTGGGCATCATCTTCGGCATGTTCCCCGCCGTGAAGGCCGCCCGACTCGACCCCATCGAAGCCCTGCGGCATGAGTGA
- a CDS encoding TolC family protein yields MLICVYLWMNLTGCENANPLSRNDYYLEIAREGAVEIIDAKDFASSSRTPPVSVEEATAAMRRDWSPQSMVRPGEPVSLSLAEARAAALAGNLDLQVTLYDPAIAQESINEEEARFEWVFTASARRTHVDAATASTLANSQALIDEFDFGVNIPLRTGGTVNVNLPVNRTETNNAFATLNPSFSTDLRFSISQPLLRNAGVRPNTHGIRVAKYQKRLTDALTKLEAIRVLANVDRAYWNLYAARQSLDVALKQYELAVAQLERARRRVAQETAPRIEVTRAESGVAQRLEAIIVAQNAVKQRERDLKRLMNRTDLPVNNQQAVLPTTEPNPLGLQLDAGELAAFAIDNRMEMLEQELRLAINASTIDFQRNQALPLVVLDYSYTVNGLGGNLGNSFDLMASKRFEDWSAGLRAEIPIGNEAANARINRAILERLQRLATREQRRQAIETEVRNAVDTFDTNWQRVLAARQAAILAGEVLLGEQRQYDAGARTSTDVLDAAAALADAQNAEIRALVDYQIAQVDLAFATGTLLGQGQVRWEAKGLEE; encoded by the coding sequence GTGCTCATCTGTGTTTATCTGTGGATGAACCTGACCGGCTGCGAGAACGCCAATCCGCTTTCCCGCAACGACTACTACCTCGAGATCGCCCGTGAGGGCGCGGTGGAGATAATCGACGCGAAGGATTTCGCATCCTCGTCGCGCACGCCGCCCGTGTCGGTGGAGGAGGCGACCGCCGCGATGCGGCGCGACTGGTCGCCTCAGTCAATGGTGCGCCCCGGCGAGCCGGTGTCGCTTTCGCTGGCCGAGGCCCGCGCCGCCGCGCTGGCGGGCAATCTCGACCTGCAGGTGACCCTGTACGACCCTGCCATCGCGCAGGAATCGATCAACGAGGAGGAAGCCCGGTTCGAGTGGGTGTTCACCGCCTCGGCGCGTCGCACGCACGTGGACGCCGCCACCGCCTCCACGCTCGCCAACTCGCAGGCGCTGATCGACGAGTTCGACTTCGGCGTCAACATTCCGCTGCGCACGGGCGGCACGGTCAACGTCAACCTGCCGGTCAACCGCACCGAGACCAACAACGCCTTCGCCACGCTCAACCCGTCGTTCTCGACCGACCTGCGGTTCTCGATCTCCCAGCCGCTGCTGCGCAACGCGGGCGTGCGGCCCAATACGCACGGCATCCGGGTGGCGAAGTACCAGAAGCGCCTGACGGACGCGCTCACGAAGCTCGAGGCCATCCGCGTGCTGGCCAACGTGGACCGCGCCTACTGGAACCTGTACGCCGCCCGGCAGTCGCTGGACGTCGCGCTCAAGCAGTATGAACTGGCGGTGGCGCAACTGGAGCGCGCCCGCCGTCGCGTGGCGCAGGAGACGGCCCCGCGCATCGAGGTGACGCGGGCCGAGTCCGGCGTCGCCCAGCGGCTTGAAGCCATCATCGTGGCCCAGAACGCCGTGAAGCAGCGGGAGCGCGACCTCAAGCGACTGATGAATCGCACAGACCTGCCCGTCAATAACCAGCAGGCGGTGCTGCCCACCACCGAGCCCAACCCGCTGGGGCTGCAACTCGACGCCGGTGAACTCGCCGCCTTCGCCATCGACAACCGCATGGAGATGCTGGAGCAGGAGCTGCGGCTGGCGATCAACGCCAGCACCATCGACTTTCAGCGCAACCAGGCCCTGCCGCTCGTGGTGCTGGACTACTCATACACCGTGAACGGACTGGGAGGCAACCTCGGCAACTCCTTCGACCTGATGGCCAGCAAGCGGTTCGAGGACTGGTCCGCCGGGCTGCGCGCGGAAATCCCCATCGGCAACGAAGCCGCCAACGCCCGCATCAACCGCGCCATTCTCGAGCGGCTGCAGCGACTGGCCACCAGGGAGCAGCGGCGCCAGGCCATCGAAACCGAGGTGCGCAACGCCGTGGACACCTTCGACACCAACTGGCAGCGCGTGCTGGCGGCCAGGCAGGCGGCCATCCTGGCGGGCGAGGTGCTGCTGGGCGAGCAGCGCCAGTACGACGCAGGAGCCCGCACCAGCACGGATGTGCTCGACGCCGCCGCCGCTCTCGCCGACGCGCAGAACGCCGAGATTCGCGCCCTGGTGGACTACCAGATCGCCCAGGTCGATCTGGCTTTCGCGACGGGAACTCTCCTTGGACAGGGTCAGGTGCGATGGGAAGCCAAGGGACTGGAGGAGTGA
- the ruvX gene encoding Holliday junction resolvase RuvX, with product MRLMAVDLGDKRTGLAVGDDETGIVTPVEVLNIIRPAQEARLIEAILHAAREHGAAVLVLGLPINMDGSESDRARLVRAFGARLEAAASPPIRIVYQDERLTSDAAEAYLDRSGRTRGEKKQRRDALAAMVILRDYLNQ from the coding sequence ATGCGGCTGATGGCGGTTGATCTGGGCGACAAGCGCACCGGGCTGGCCGTGGGCGATGATGAGACGGGCATCGTCACGCCCGTGGAAGTGCTGAACATCATTCGCCCGGCGCAGGAAGCGCGGCTGATCGAGGCGATTCTCCATGCCGCCCGTGAGCACGGAGCCGCCGTGCTGGTGCTCGGCCTGCCGATCAACATGGACGGTTCGGAGAGCGACCGCGCCCGGCTGGTGCGCGCGTTCGGCGCGCGCCTGGAGGCCGCGGCGTCGCCGCCCATTCGCATCGTGTATCAGGACGAGCGGCTGACCAGCGACGCGGCGGAGGCGTACCTCGACCGCTCCGGACGCACGCGCGGGGAGAAGAAACAACGCCGGGACGCCCTGGCGGCGATGGTGATTCTGCGGGATTACCTGAATCAGTGA
- a CDS encoding DUF1569 domain-containing protein → MTVRTNLVKDRRPLHFTWLGDLLADVQQFDGATVIATGNWTPAQIVQHVAKLIHLSIDGFQGLMAPFILRALGRLFKRHMLTRPLKPGITLPGRFDLLLPDPDVTWDDAVSELWRAVDRVQQGERMEQPSPVLGPLTHEEWEQLHCRHAEMHFSFLKHGGT, encoded by the coding sequence ATGACCGTTCGCACGAACCTCGTCAAGGATCGGCGTCCCCTGCACTTCACCTGGCTGGGCGACCTGCTGGCCGACGTGCAGCAGTTCGACGGCGCGACCGTCATCGCCACGGGCAATTGGACGCCCGCCCAGATCGTGCAGCACGTGGCGAAACTCATTCATCTGTCGATTGACGGCTTCCAGGGCCTCATGGCCCCGTTCATCCTGCGGGCGCTGGGGCGGCTGTTCAAGCGTCACATGCTCACCAGGCCCTTGAAGCCGGGAATCACGCTTCCGGGCCGCTTTGACCTGCTTCTGCCGGACCCGGACGTGACGTGGGACGACGCCGTGTCGGAGCTGTGGCGCGCGGTCGATCGCGTGCAGCAGGGCGAGCGGATGGAGCAGCCCAGCCCGGTTCTCGGCCCGCTGACGCACGAAGAGTGGGAGCAACTCCACTGTCGCCATGCAGAGATGCACTTCAGTTTTCTCAAGCACGGTGGGACTTGA
- the pgl gene encoding 6-phosphogluconolactonase: MPGSRRKPDPYAITPPPAGPRLPGASDVIVCEDVDAVIDRIAAEMVVQGLECVRRFGDFHLALSGGRTPEPLYQRLMYDPACRALPWRRTHLWLVDERLVPHDHAESNYRMIRETIVDHADIPPEQVHPISTCSPACDEEYERELREHLMWREKGQDRLDFVLLGMGADGHTASLFPYSDAVNEDARLVRLNRGGQTPSPGRVTMTYPLLNSARYVAVMVTGFSKAETIRRVASARDTVQELPILGVRPTGGDLVWYLDREAAGLGLQGQGEGSSATGAEAGQPLTWRDRPGMDFDELEGDAPPFDENEFK, translated from the coding sequence ATGCCTGGCTCACGTCGCAAGCCCGATCCGTACGCGATCACGCCGCCCCCCGCCGGTCCGCGGCTGCCCGGCGCCAGCGATGTCATCGTGTGCGAGGACGTAGACGCGGTGATCGACCGCATCGCCGCCGAGATGGTGGTGCAGGGTCTGGAGTGCGTGCGGCGCTTCGGCGACTTCCACCTGGCGCTCTCCGGGGGGCGCACGCCTGAGCCGCTCTATCAGCGGTTGATGTACGACCCCGCCTGCCGCGCTCTGCCCTGGCGTCGCACCCACCTGTGGCTGGTGGATGAGCGTCTGGTGCCGCACGACCATGCGGAGTCGAACTATCGCATGATCCGCGAGACGATCGTGGATCACGCCGACATTCCGCCCGAGCAGGTGCATCCCATCTCGACGTGCTCACCGGCGTGCGACGAGGAATACGAGCGCGAGCTGCGCGAGCACCTGATGTGGCGCGAAAAGGGGCAGGATCGACTGGACTTCGTGCTCCTGGGGATGGGTGCGGACGGGCACACCGCCTCGCTCTTCCCCTACAGCGACGCGGTGAACGAGGACGCCCGGCTGGTGCGGCTCAACCGGGGCGGGCAGACCCCGTCGCCCGGTCGTGTGACGATGACGTACCCGCTTCTCAACTCCGCACGTTACGTGGCGGTGATGGTGACGGGCTTCAGCAAGGCGGAGACAATCCGCCGCGTGGCCTCGGCGCGCGACACGGTGCAGGAGCTGCCGATCCTGGGAGTGCGCCCCACCGGAGGCGACCTGGTGTGGTATCTGGACCGCGAGGCCGCCGGGCTGGGCTTGCAGGGTCAAGGTGAGGGATCATCCGCCACCGGCGCCGAGGCGGGCCAACCGTTGACATGGCGCGATCGACCAGGCATGGATTTCGACGAACTCGAGGGCGACGCGCCGCCCTTCGATGAGAACGAGTTCAAATGA